One Glycine soja cultivar W05 chromosome 7, ASM419377v2, whole genome shotgun sequence genomic window, ACAAATGGAGGTGGAACAGGAAAACTACCATGCTGCTAGGAAATTGTTTGAGGTTGAATTTAACACTACTAGTtccatcctttttttttcttctgtttcttcttcttgGTGAAACTTGGCAGACTATATATACTCATTAGGAGTTTAGGACATTTTTCTTTGCCATTTGCTTTTACTAGTTTTTGTTAATGCATGACTTATGTGTGTTTTACTTCTCGTAATTTACAGAAAGCAGTACAGGCTAGTCCTAAAAATAGGTATGCTTGGCATGTATGGGGTGTTTTTGAAGCTAACATGGGCAACATTGACATGGGAAGAAAACTTTTGAAGATAGGACATAATCTAAATCCAAGGGATGCTGTTCTACTTCAATCTCTTGCTTTATTAGAATACCAATACTCAACTGCAAACGTTGCTCGGGTTTTGTTCAGGAGAGCATCTGAATTGAATCCAAGGCACCAACCTGTTTGGTTTGTAAGAAATTTCTTCTCTTGGATCTTATCTGTCTTAAATATCATTATccaaatttttattcctttttgtaTGATCTGCTGTGAGGTAAGCTTGACATGATGATGAATTTGTGTCTCTCCACATCTACCTTACACTATTCATGATGTAGTTCTGACTTGCAGGAAGTAAGATATTTTAGAAAGACAATAAAGGAACAGAATAGCCACttctatttgatttttattcatgtCATATATTTATCTGGTTCTGAATCCTAATTAATGTTTCAAAGAATATAGTATACTAATTGAACATacaagataatttatttttgatttaaaACACCATGTTGCATGgatcacaatttttattttattgcataaTTTTGATTCCCATCtatgcattttttctttttggtataTAACTATGTGAATAAGAGAATGACTGACCAGAAAATTTTGGGGACATGTAGGCTTGGGGTTGGATGGAATGGAAGGAACGGAACTTGAATAAAGCCAGAAAATTATACCAAAAAACTTTATCGATTGATCAAAACAGTGAAACTGCTGCCAGATGTCTCCAGGTGACATGCATGCATATGATAAATGTTGTGACAACTTGATCCCTTACATAGCTTAATATTCACTTATTGTAACAACTTTCTCCTAATGCAGGCTTGGGGTGTTCTGGAGCATAGGGTTGGCAATCTTTCAGCTGCTCGTAGATTATTTAAATCATCGTTGAATATAAATTCTCAGAGTTACGTGACATGGATGACTTGGGCATCCATGGAGGAAGATCAAGGAAATTCTGTTCGTGCTGAAGAGATTCGTAACCTCTATTTCCAACAGGTAACTGTCATAAATTGGAGAGATTATTACATGATCTGGGTGGTCCCAATTTCCACATGACAAATAATTgagttttatttattctttcttaaattgaaaaaatgattACGTATCACATAGATATTAGTTAAGACCATGGACAGAGAGCCATCTGGACTATGTAATAATTTCTCCATAACTTGCCATTTATCAATTTGTTTTAATGATTAATGAGTTGAGATTTGTGAAAATATCCTTATGTGCTGctaatatatgaaattttatttgttgCATGCTACAGCGGACCGAAGTTGTAGATGACGCTTCATGGGTTATGGGATTCCTAGGTATTTTTGACCCGGCCATTGATAGTTTAAAGAGAATCCTCAAGCTGAACCCAAATTCGTACAACATGCCACTGGATTCTTTGAGGAACATTGCGGGAACAAATAAAAACAGAGTTGATTCTTCTAGTGACGatgaggatgatgatgatgcaaATGGGAAAAATGACTTCGATTTGGATGCTTTCATTAAGCAAAAGCTAACCTTAGATTTGTCCAATCTAGAAATTCAGTTGGAAACACCAAAATTTTATTCTGTGAAGAGAAGTAAGTCTCCTAGAAGGATATGGCGACGATCAATTAATGGAATTGCCGAAGTGCAAGTCACACAGTAATGTAGTTTAGGGTGGGATCTTGAGCTTTATACATGTTGGTGTCTtgtaaaaattgttttgaatagTATGACCGTGGCATGAGAGGTGTAATTACCTTGTGTTGAACACGGcattataagaaatattttttaatgaaaagaaaatatactaaaTTGCTGACAACATTGCTTTTGAGTCTGAGGAAAAAGGTTTCTCTTCCGAAGTTTGCAAGGAATGGTTTATTCACTTTTGGATTTATAGGTTACgatttatgaattatgatgcatattaaattaaatcaatggTGGATATTCGTTTTACTCACAGACTTTAATTAGAGATAGTGTCACTTGAGAATAGTGTTATCCTTTCTTCAAGATCCATCTGGTTCGATTGTGTATCCAAGAATGTAATGAGAGCTATGCAGTTCactggcacaaagaagaagaaaaagaatgaaggagCAATGCAGTTCCAGTGTTGCTGATAAGCATTCGGTTCCTATTCTGATGAAAAGGCACTTAAGACGTACAAGATTCAGCAAGAAAAGGGacgaaaaaaaatgttaatgatATTGATCCGTGAAGTTTAAACCTGCCAAAAGTAATAAAATCTCGAACTTTGATTGAGATTGATGCCTCGATTAAAATTTGCAGGTTAGTTTGATAGTGTTATTGTGGGATAATTGATCGGAGAATAAGATAAGAGACTCGCATTGAAGAAAATCAGtttgattttatgaaaaataggtTAATTATGAAGCAAATGCCACAAAGATTGACATGGAAATACATTGGATAGAATAAAAAGACGCGGATCTAAGTACTGTACAAAAAAAGTCACGCGATCGGTGCTAAgagttgtttataaaaaaaaagttgctaaAAAAgtattgtaaaagaaaaaaaaggttatatTATCTATATTTGGTTTGTATCATAATATTTCCCAATCGGCCGAAAACTAATTCCTTTCAATATACAGATATCACCAAAATGAGTTATGTTTTTAAACATATACTA contains:
- the LOC114419966 gene encoding protein high chlorophyll fluorescent 107-like isoform X2, which encodes MNALPSSSSSTFTFLTQSKNPNYHFKFTHKVPILPLHSPSPCCSLSDSSSSSTTVLDKNALSPEQNSRIAGSPEDSSSKENLVVRRPVTDFSGEDSGKEEEEEEEEEDDPKASVIDEGLARFAKKMPMFEPERMESKERPLAINLDLALYRAKLLARRTFQYDEAESLLKKCISFWPEDGRPYVVLGKILSKQSKTSEAREIYEKGCQATQGENAYIWQKAVQASPKNRYAWHVWGVFEANMGNIDMGRKLLKIGHNLNPRDAVLLQSLALLEYQYSTANVARVLFRRASELNPRHQPVWFAWGWMEWKERNLNKARKLYQKTLSIDQNSETAARCLQAWGVLEHRVGNLSAARRLFKSSLNINSQSYVTWMTWASMEEDQGNSVRAEEIRNLYFQQRTEVVDDASWVMGFLGIFDPAIDSLKRILKLNPNSYNMPLDSLRNIAGTNKNRVDSSSDDEDDDDANGKNDFDLDAFIKQKLTLDLSNLEIQLETPKFYSVKRSKSPRRIWRRSINGIAEVQVTQ